The following coding sequences are from one Sesamum indicum cultivar Zhongzhi No. 13 linkage group LG11, S_indicum_v1.0, whole genome shotgun sequence window:
- the LOC105174265 gene encoding mannan synthase 1-like, with amino-acid sequence MRDIVFREVEMNETYDPTMRLIHAWDSIRVPIIVPLLRFAVYICIGMSIMLFIERVYMAIVIACVKCLGKKRYTKYQLDAIKEDLEKNKNYPKVLVQIPMFNEKEVYKLSIGAVSALSWPSDRLIVQVLDDSTNEVLRTMVELECRKWIEKGVNVKYETRNNRNGYKAGALREGLKKHYVEDCEFVIIFDADFQPEEDFLWRTIPYLLENPELGLVQARWKFVNADECLMTRLQEMSLDYHFSVEQEVGSSTCSFFGFNGTAGVWRMRAINDAGGWKDRTTVEDMDLAVRASLKGWKFLFVGDLAVKNELPSTFKAYRYQQHRWSCGPANLFRKMFKEIIICERVSIWKKWHVIYAFFFVRKIIAHWVTFFFYCIVIPATILVPEVHLPKPLAIYLPAGITILNAASTLRSIHLLVFWILFENVMSLHRSKAAIIGLLEANRVNEWVVTEKLGNTMKQKHNTKASKRPRSRTGERVQILELVVGLYLLHCAIYNILFGHNHFFIYLLLQAGAFFIVGVGYVGTFVPN; translated from the exons ATGAGAGACATAGTCTTCCGTGAGGTAGAGATGAATGAGACCTATGATCCAACGATGAGGCTCATTCATGCTTGGGATAGCATCCGAGTTCCAATAATTGTGCCTCTTCTACGTTTTGCAGTTTACATATGCATAGGCATGTCTATTATGCTTTTCATTGAACGCGTTTACATGGCTATTGTGATTGCATGTGTCAAATGCTTGGGGAAGAAAAGATATACCAAGTATCAGCTAGATGCCATCAAAGAAGACctagagaaaaacaaaaactaccCCAAGGTGTTGGTTCAGATCCCAATGTTTAATGAGAAAGAG GTTTATAAGCTATCTATTGGAGCAGTATCGGCACTTTCGTGGCCTTCAGATCGGCTCATCGTGCAGGTTCTGGATGACTCAACCAATGAAGTCTTAAGG ACAATGGTGGAACTTGAGTGCCGAAAATGGATAGAGAAAGGGGTCAATGTCAAGTATGAGACAAGGAACAATAGGAATGGTTATAAGGCAGGTGCCCTTCGAGAAGGTCTAAAGAAGCATTATGTTGAGGATTGTGAATTTGTCATAATCTTTGACGCAGATTTTCAGCCAGAAGAAGATTTTCTCTGGAGGACCATCCCCTACCTACTTGAGAACCCAGAGTTGGGCTTGGTTCAGGCCAGGTGGAAATTTG TTAATGCAGATGAATGTTTGATGACTCGCCTCCAAGAGATGTCTCTAGACTATCACTTTAGTGTTGAGCAAGAAGTGGGCTCTTCAACATGCTCATTCTTTGGATTCAACG GGACTGCTGGTGTTTGGCGGATGAGGGCAATAAATGATGCAGGTGGATGGAAAGATAGAACCACAGTTGAAGATATGGACCTTGCCGTCAGAGCTAGCCTCAAAGGGTGGAAGTTCCTCTTCGTGGGCGACCTAGCA GTGAAAAATGAATTACCAAGTACATTCAAGGCATACAGATATCAACAGCATCGTTGGTCATGCGGACCTGCTAACCTCTTCAGGAAAATGTTTAAGGAGATCATCATTTGTGAG CGTGTGTCCATCTGGAAGAAATGGCATGTGATCTATGCATTCTTCTTTGTAAGGAAGATAATTGCACATTGGGTTACCTTTTTCTTCTACTGCATCGTAATCCCAGCAACGATCTTAGTTCCTGAAGTCCATCTCCCAAAGCCACTAGCTATTTATCTTCCAGCAGGCATTACCATTCTCAATGCAGCTTCCACCCTAAG ATCTATCCATCTTCTCGTTTTCTGGATATTGTTCGAGAATGTCATGTCTCTTCATAGATCAAAGGCAGCTATAATAGGACTCCTTGAAGCCAACCGAGTTAATGAATGGGTTGTGACTGAAAAGCTAGGGAACACAATGAAGCAGAAGCATAATACAAAAGCATCCAAGAGGCCGCGCTCACGCACCGGAGAAAG GGTTCAAATCTTGGAGCTTGTGGTAGGACTCTACCTGCTTCATTGCGCGATCTACAACATATTATTTGGGCACaaccatttttttatatatttattactacAAGCAGGGGCCTTTTTTATCGTCGGAGTTGGGTACGTAGGCACATTTGTACCCAACTAA